The following nucleotide sequence is from uncultured Draconibacterium sp..
AAAAGAATGGTGTTGACCTCATCGAGATCGGAATGCCATTTTCCGATCCTACAGCAGACGGACCAACTATTCAGCGTACCAGCGAAATTGCCTTAAAAAACGGCATGTCTATTAAGGTGCTTTTCGAGCAATTAAAAACCGTTCGCGAATCGGTTTCTATCCCCCTGGTTTTAATGGGATACTTTAATCCCGTTTACCAATACGGCGTGGAGAAATTCTGCCAGAAATGTAATGAGATTGGCATTGACGGCACAATCCTTCCCGACCTTCCGCTGGATGAGTTTGACGCAGAATACAAAACTATTTTTGAGCGAAACAACCTGCATAATATTTTGCTGATTACACCACAAACATCGGAAGCCCGTATTCGCCAGATTGACGATGCCAGCGAAGGATTTATTTACATGGTTTCATCGTCGTCAACAACCGGCGCCGGCAAAAAAGTGGAAGATTTCCATAAGGATTATTTTGAGCATATTCAAAATATGCAACTCAAAAACCCTCGCCTCATCGGGTTTGGAATATCGGATAATGCCACATATAACAATGCCTGTAAA
It contains:
- the trpA gene encoding tryptophan synthase subunit alpha; protein product: MNNRINQLFERKNENILSVYFTAGFPNLNDTVEIIQQLEKNGVDLIEIGMPFSDPTADGPTIQRTSEIALKNGMSIKVLFEQLKTVRESVSIPLVLMGYFNPVYQYGVEKFCQKCNEIGIDGTILPDLPLDEFDAEYKTIFERNNLHNILLITPQTSEARIRQIDDASEGFIYMVSSSSTTGAGKKVEDFHKDYFEHIQNMQLKNPRLIGFGISDNATYNNACKYASGAIIGSAFVSSFSKEQAIADSVKQFVKNMLSSD